The Anaeromyxobacter diazotrophicus genome contains the following window.
GGGTGGCCGTTCCCGCTCGTGCTGGCGGCCTCGGCGGCGCTGCCGGCGCTGGTGGCGGTCCCGCTGGGCCTGCCGGTGCTGCGGCTCCGCGGCGTCTTCCTCGCCATCGCCACCATCGGCTGGGGCGAGGTGGTGAGGCTGGCGCTCGTGAACTGGGACTACACGAACGGCGCGCTGGGCCTGGTCGCCATCCCGCAGCGCGCCGGGCCGGGCATCGTGTACGTGTGCCTGGCGCTGGCGGCGTTCGTCTTCTGGCGGCTGCGCGGGTCGCGGGCGGGGCAGGCGCTCGAGGCCATCCGAGAGGACGAGCCCGCGGCGCGCACCCTCGGCATCGACACCACCGGCCACAAGCTCGCCATGTTCGCGCTGGGCGCCGGGCTGGCGGGGCTGGCCGGCGGCCTCGAGGCGCACCTCACCTTCATGGTGGCGCCGAGCGGCTACGGCTTCGCGCGCGTGGTCGACATGCTGGTCCAGGCGGTGGTGGGCGGGGTGGCGCACTTCGGCGGGCCGATCCTGGGGGCGGCCTT
Protein-coding sequences here:
- a CDS encoding branched-chain amino acid ABC transporter permease, which produces MDQLAELWLTYQSAVAFIGVNALLALSVYATLSCGQLSLANAGFMALGGYAGALLTLNTGWPFPLVLAASAALPALVAVPLGLPVLRLRGVFLAIATIGWGEVVRLALVNWDYTNGALGLVAIPQRAGPGIVYVCLALAAFVFWRLRGSRAGQALEAIREDEPAARTLGIDTTGHKLAMFALGAGLAGLAGGLEAHLTFMVAPSGYGFARVVDMLVQAVVGGVAHFGGPILGAAFLTLLPEGLREVSRVTGMEPGPLRLLVNGAVLLAVILFLPNGLVSLPERIRAWRAERRAARAALG